One Chryseobacterium indoltheticum DNA segment encodes these proteins:
- a CDS encoding Crp/Fnr family transcriptional regulator, whose protein sequence is MNQILKTHIRKTVDLQEIELEKACSFFEEQRFKKREMIINANDQVNHVYFIVSGLLKLLYTDSDAKEHIISFSMEDWWESDYAAFYTQTKATQSLQCLEDTVVLKLSFDNYQQMLTEVPKMTDFFLKKAIGGHITSQRRILSLMTMSAKERYEQFLKYYPSLLQRIPKIVLASYLGVSRETLSRFFESK, encoded by the coding sequence ATGAATCAAATTCTTAAAACCCATATCCGGAAAACAGTTGATCTTCAAGAAATAGAATTGGAAAAAGCCTGTTCTTTTTTTGAAGAACAACGTTTCAAAAAACGTGAAATGATCATTAATGCGAATGATCAGGTAAACCATGTGTATTTCATTGTTTCCGGGCTTTTGAAACTTCTTTATACCGACAGTGATGCAAAAGAGCACATTATTTCATTTTCTATGGAAGATTGGTGGGAAAGTGATTATGCTGCATTTTATACCCAAACTAAAGCAACTCAATCATTACAATGCCTGGAAGACACTGTAGTTTTAAAACTTTCATTTGATAATTATCAACAAATGTTGACTGAAGTTCCTAAAATGACCGATTTCTTCCTGAAAAAAGCTATTGGAGGACATATTACCAGCCAAAGAAGAATACTTTCACTAATGACGATGAGTGCAAAGGAACGCTACGAACAGTTTCTGAAATACTACCCTTCCCTTTTGCAGAGAATACCAAAAATAGTCTTAGCTTCTTATCTTGGGGTTTCACGCGAAACACTGAGCCGCTTTTTTGAGTCA